The Microbacterium esteraromaticum genome contains the following window.
CCGTGGCGCCGCGCGACACCTGGTGGCGCTGAGCCCGCACACTGATGCCCCTGGGGTAAGGGGTCCGTCGCGGTGAGTGTCGGCGCCCGGGGATAGTGTCGATGACAGGCAACGGAGAGGCGGCACGGTGCGGGTCATCGCAGCAGAGAATCGTGTGGTGTGGAGCGCCAGCGACCTGAAGGTCGCGGCGGAATGCGAGTTCGCCTGGATGCGTGCGCTCGACGCCAAGCTCGGGCGCGTTCCGGCGGTGGTCGAACCTGAGGATGCCACGCTCGCGCGTGCCGCAGAACTCGGCGACGTCCACGAGCGTGCGGTGCTGGCCGACTACATCGCCGAGCGCGGCGAGGCCGTCGAGGGCGGACCGGGCGTCGTGTGCCTGCCGAAGGTGAAATCGACGGATGCTACGGCGATGGCATCCGCTGTCGACGAGACGCAGCGCGCGCTGAGGTCGGAGGCGACCGTCGTCTTCCAAGCCGTGTTCTCAACGTCCGAGTTCGTCGGCTTCGCCGACTTCTTGCGGCGCGATGACGACGGGCGCTGGCGGGTGCAGGATTCCAAGTTGGCGCGCGCCGCCCGTGCGACAGCGCTCATGCAGCTCGCCGCATATGTCGATCAGCTCGACCTGCTGGGCATCGAACGCAGCGACGAGGTCGACCTCATCCTCGGCGATGGCAGCGTCAGCACACACCGGGTCGATGACCTGCTGCCGCTGTTCCATGTACGGCGGGCGCGACTGCGGGCCCTGATCGCCGACCGCGACGTCACGGCGGGTGCCGCGGGTGAGCCGCTGGCGTGGGGAGATGATCGCGGAGACCTGCAGATCACCGCATGCGGGCGCTGCGCGACGTGCGATGAACAGGTGATCGGTCACCGCGACCTGCTGATGGTGGCACGTATGCGTCCGGTGCAGCGGCAGCGCCTGCGGACGGCCGGCATTCTCACGATCGACGACTTGGCGATGGCATCCGATGCCCCGCAGGGCATGAATCCCGAGACGTTCGCCGCGTTGCGGGCTCAGGCGCGCCTGCAGCTGGGGGTACCCGTCGAGGGGACGGACACGCCGCCGTTCGAACTGGTCTCGGCCAATGCCATCGGGCTCATGCCACGGCCGAGCCGCGGCGACATCTTCTTCGACTTCGAAGGCGACCCGCTGTACACCGAGGCGACCGGCGCCGAACAGGGCGCGCAGTGGGGCATCGACTACCTGTTCGGCTGGGTCGACAATGCCGACCAGTACTCGGCGCTCTGGGCGCACAGCTTCGCCGAGGAGAAGCGCGCGCTGCTCGACTTCCTCGAGTTCGTGAAGCTGCGTCGGCAGACCCACCCCGACATGCACATCTACCACTACGCGCCGTACGAGACCTCGCACCTGGCGGCGATGGCCGCACGGCACGGGGTCGGCGAGGCCGACGTCGACCGTCTGCTGCGCGAAGGGGTGTTCGTCGACCTCTACCCGATCGTGCTGCGCTCGGTGCGCGTGGGATCGCGGTCGTACTCGATCAAGAAGCTCGAACCGCTCTACATGGGCGAAGAAGTGCGCACCAGCGATGTGCAGAAGGGCGATGACTCGATCGTCCAGTACGTGCAGGCGCGGGGGCTGATCGCCGCGGGGCGTGCGGATGAGGGTGAGCAGATTCTCGCCGACCTGGCCGACTACAACCGGTACGACTGCGTCTCGACGCGACGGCTGCGCAACTGGCTCATCGAACTGGCCAAGCAAGAGGGCGTGCTGCCCGCGCCGCCGGACGACCCCGAGACCGCGGCCTACGAACCGTCGCCGCTCTCGCTCGCCCTGCAGGCCGAGGCGCTCGAGGCCGAGCACGCCGGCCGCAGCGGCAGCGAGTTCCGCGTCGCCGCGGCCGCGATCGACTACTACCCGCGCGAGGCGAAGAGCTTCTGGCAAGGGCACTTCCAGAGATTGCGCGAGCCGCTATCGGTATGGGAGAGCACGCGCGACGTGCTGCGCGTCGACGCGACACGCAGCAGCGTCGACGAGAACTGGGCGCTCGGCGAACGGCAGCGCTCGCAGTCGCGCGTGCTGCGCCTGCGCGGTGAGGTGGCACCCGGCAGTACTCTGCGCGAGGGCAGCAGTCCGTTCGCGCTGTACGCCGTGCCGACGCCATTCGGGGCGAACGCCCCCTCTCGAGTGATCCATGTGCCGCATGCCGTCGAGGTGATCGCCGTGCTCGATGACGGTTACGTCGTGCGCGAGCGCGGGATTGACGGGCAGCTCTGGGACGAACTGCCACTCGCCCTCGCCCCGGCGGCTCCGCCGCATGTCGCCTCGCAGCAGAGCGCAATTGAGCAGTGGGCGGCGCGCGTGCATCGCGCGGCCCCCGACTTCCCCCGCGACGCGGCGACCGACATCCTGCGCCGCATCGCCCCACGCACGGTCTCGGGTGCTTCTCTGCCGCAGGCCGGTGACGACACCGTCGATGCGATCGTGCGCGGCATCCTCGATCTCGATGACAGCTATCTGGCAGTGCAGGGCCCCCCGGGAACCGGCAAGACCTACACCGGGTCGCGGGTGATCGCACGCCTGGTGCGTGAGCACGGCTATCGCGTCGGGGTGGTCGCCCAGTCGCACGCGATCGTCGAGAACCTGCTCGAGCGGGTCATCGCCGATGGTGTTCCCGCTGAGCGGGTGGCGAAGGCTCCCAAGGACTCCTCTGCTCCCGAGCCCGGCTACACGGTGATCCGCAAGGACGGCATGGCAGGCTTCCTCGCCGAGCACGCTCGTGGGGGAGCGGTCGTCGGTGGCACGGCCTGGGACTTCAGCAACACCCGGCGCGTCGACCGGGGCGGTCTCGACCTGCTCGTGATCGATGAGGCCGGGCAGTTCTCGCTCGCGTCGACGATCGCCGTCGCCGCGGGGGCGAAGCGCCTGCTGTTGCTGGGTGATCCGCAGCAGTTGCCGCAGGTGAGCCAGGGCACCCATCCTGAGCCGGTGGACACGTCGGCGCTCGGCTGGGTGATGGACGGCGAATCGGTGATCGACCCCGCGCACGGGTACTTCCTCGCGCAGTCATGGCGCATGCATCCGCAGGTCGCGTCTCCCGTCTCCCGCCTGTCGTACGCCGGCAAGCTCGCGTCGGCGCCCGGTGCCGAGACACGGGTGATCTCCGGCGTCGAGCCGGGCCTGCACGTACTGCCGGTGCGCCATCGCGGCAATGCGACCCAGTCGCCCGAAGAGGCAGCCGAGGTCGTCCGGATCGTGCGCGACCTGATCGGACGCGAGTACACGGACGGCATGATCGACGAGCCCGCACGCCCCCTCGTGCAGGACGACATCATCGTCGTGGCACCGTACAACGCGCAGAAGCAGCTCATCCACGAAGAGCTTGTTGCGGCGGGCTTCGGCGAGATCGCCGTCGGCACCGTTGACAACTTCCAGGGCAAAGAGTCCGTCGTCTCGATCACCTCGCTGGCCGCTTCGAGCGGGCGGGATGCGCCCCGCGGGCCGGAGTTCCTGCTGCTGCAGAACCGCCTGAATGTGGCGATCTCGCGCGCCAAGAGCGCGGCGTACCTGGTGCATTCTGCCGCGCTGCTCGATGACCTGCCGTGGACGCCCGAGGGTGTGGCCCGGCTCAGCGCGTTCGCGCACCTGGTCGGCGCCGACCGCGTCGCTGATGGGCCGCGGGCATGAGCCCGGGGGCGACAGCGCCCACGGCTGAGGGCATCCTGCGGGCGGCCGCGGAATGGGCATGGTTCCCGCGCGGGAGCGAGCGCGAGGTGAGGGAACTGCAACTCGTGCGGTACCCGGCACGGTTCGGCGGCGGTGTCAGGGCCTCGCGGGTCGCGTCCGATCTCGAAGCGCCCGCCGTGCTCGATCATGCGATCGAGCGCACCCGTGAGTGGGGCGAGACACGGCTGACATTCTGGACGAACGCCGCGGACTCACCCGATCTTGAGGCGGAGCTCGTCGCCCGCGGTGCGGAGCACGTCGATACGGTGGCGGTGCTCGCGCGACCAGTCGACGGCATCTCGATCGAGGTGCCCGAGGGTGTCACCGCCGAGGTCATCCGCACGCTCGACCACGTGCGTGAGATGGATGCGGTCGACGTCGCGGTGTGGCAAGAGCAGCAGGCATTGTCACCCGAGCAACTCACACAGGAGCTGGCCGAGATCGAGTCCGCGAACGCGTCAGGCGAGGGCATCCGCGTGCTGGCTCGCATCGACGGAGTCGCGGTCAGCACGGGCGGCTGCACGATTGTCGGGCAATTCGCTCGACTGTGGGGCGGTGGGACGGTGCCCGAGGCGCGCGGTCGCGGCGCCTACCTGGCCGTGCTCGCTGAGCGCCTGCGGCGTGCGAGCGCGCTCGGGGCGACGACGGCACTGGTGAAGGGGCGGGTCTCGACGTCGGCACCCATCCTGACGCGCGCCGGGTTCGTGCACTACGGCGACGAGCGCGGCTACACCCTGAACGTCTGACCTTCCGGTTTGAGCGGGTCGGCGCTACTTCGGGGCGCTACCCAGGCGCGCGTCACTGAGAACAGGCTCGTTGCCGAGAACAGGCTGGATCTGTGGGAATCGTCCTGTTCTCGGCGTTTGTCCTGTTCTCGGTAACGGGAAGCCGGAATACCGGGCTGCCAGAGGCGGGCGCCGGCGAAGGCGAGCCCGGGGCGCCGAGAAGGCGGGATGCCGGCGCGCCGGCAACCCCGGGTGTTAGACGGTGCCGTACAGACGGTCGCCGGCGTCGCCGAGTCCGGGCACGATGTACCCCTTCTCGTTCAGGCGCTCATCGACGGCACCCAGTACGAGGGTGACATCCTGATCGCCGACGATCTTTTCGATCGCCTCGAGGCCCTCGGGGGTGCCGAGCAGGCAGATCGCGGTGACGTCCTTCGCTCCGCGGTCGAACAGGAACTGGATCGCCGCCGCCAGCGAGCCACCGGTCGCGAGCATCGGGTCGATCGCGAAGCACTGGCGGTCGCTCAGGTCATCGGGCAGACGCTCGGCGTAGGTGGTCGGCTCGAACGTCTCGTCATCGCGCACCATGCCCAGGAATCCGACCTCGGCGGTGGGCAGCAGCTTCACGAGCCCTTCGAGCATGCCGAGGCCCGCGCGCAGGATCGGTACGACGATCGGGCGCGGCTCGGCGATCTTCACACCCATGGTGGTCGTCACCGGGGTCTTCACCTCGACCGGTGTGACCTTCACGGTGCGCGTGGCCTCGTAAGCCAGCAGGGTCACGAGCTCCTCCGTCAACTGGCGGAAGACGGGCGAGGAGGTGTTCTCATCCCGCAGCACCGTGAGCTTGTGAGTGATGAGCGGGTGATCGGCCACAT
Protein-coding sequences here:
- a CDS encoding TM0106 family RecB-like putative nuclease, whose amino-acid sequence is MRVIAAENRVVWSASDLKVAAECEFAWMRALDAKLGRVPAVVEPEDATLARAAELGDVHERAVLADYIAERGEAVEGGPGVVCLPKVKSTDATAMASAVDETQRALRSEATVVFQAVFSTSEFVGFADFLRRDDDGRWRVQDSKLARAARATALMQLAAYVDQLDLLGIERSDEVDLILGDGSVSTHRVDDLLPLFHVRRARLRALIADRDVTAGAAGEPLAWGDDRGDLQITACGRCATCDEQVIGHRDLLMVARMRPVQRQRLRTAGILTIDDLAMASDAPQGMNPETFAALRAQARLQLGVPVEGTDTPPFELVSANAIGLMPRPSRGDIFFDFEGDPLYTEATGAEQGAQWGIDYLFGWVDNADQYSALWAHSFAEEKRALLDFLEFVKLRRQTHPDMHIYHYAPYETSHLAAMAARHGVGEADVDRLLREGVFVDLYPIVLRSVRVGSRSYSIKKLEPLYMGEEVRTSDVQKGDDSIVQYVQARGLIAAGRADEGEQILADLADYNRYDCVSTRRLRNWLIELAKQEGVLPAPPDDPETAAYEPSPLSLALQAEALEAEHAGRSGSEFRVAAAAIDYYPREAKSFWQGHFQRLREPLSVWESTRDVLRVDATRSSVDENWALGERQRSQSRVLRLRGEVAPGSTLREGSSPFALYAVPTPFGANAPSRVIHVPHAVEVIAVLDDGYVVRERGIDGQLWDELPLALAPAAPPHVASQQSAIEQWAARVHRAAPDFPRDAATDILRRIAPRTVSGASLPQAGDDTVDAIVRGILDLDDSYLAVQGPPGTGKTYTGSRVIARLVREHGYRVGVVAQSHAIVENLLERVIADGVPAERVAKAPKDSSAPEPGYTVIRKDGMAGFLAEHARGGAVVGGTAWDFSNTRRVDRGGLDLLVIDEAGQFSLASTIAVAAGAKRLLLLGDPQQLPQVSQGTHPEPVDTSALGWVMDGESVIDPAHGYFLAQSWRMHPQVASPVSRLSYAGKLASAPGAETRVISGVEPGLHVLPVRHRGNATQSPEEAAEVVRIVRDLIGREYTDGMIDEPARPLVQDDIIVVAPYNAQKQLIHEELVAAGFGEIAVGTVDNFQGKESVVSITSLAASSGRDAPRGPEFLLLQNRLNVAISRAKSAAYLVHSAALLDDLPWTPEGVARLSAFAHLVGADRVADGPRA
- the upp gene encoding uracil phosphoribosyltransferase produces the protein MRVHVADHPLITHKLTVLRDENTSSPVFRQLTEELVTLLAYEATRTVKVTPVEVKTPVTTTMGVKIAEPRPIVVPILRAGLGMLEGLVKLLPTAEVGFLGMVRDDETFEPTTYAERLPDDLSDRQCFAIDPMLATGGSLAAAIQFLFDRGAKDVTAICLLGTPEGLEAIEKIVGDQDVTLVLGAVDERLNEKGYIVPGLGDAGDRLYGTV